The DNA window GAAAAAATCGAGCACCCGTTCGGCCAGTACAGCGCCCACCGCCTGCGAAAACGATACGCCGTCGGTACGTTGCAGGGTGGCGCAGCGCGTCAGCTCGCCCGACCCCGGAATAATCATGCCCGCCATCGTCCCGGCCAGCAACGCTATTGTCACGCGAAACGTAGTGGGTTTGTAGCCCAGTGCCAGCAGGGGTTGCCGGGAGCGCATCCCCCGCAGCAGGAAGGTACAAGCCGTTAGCAAGCCGGTAAGCAGTATCCAGCGATAATCGGCCCGTTGAAACTGTTCACCGATGGCGCTGAACGACACATTACGCAGCGCATAAATCAGTAAAAGTATACCCAGCCCGAGGGGTAAAAAACGTTTCAGTAGATGCGTCATGGTACGCGGTGAAGGCGGCAAATTACGCAGAAAAGCCCGTTGGCAGGTAACTGTCGACACCCGCGCCGAACGGGTATAGGGCAAAAATCCGGCCCGGTTTTTGTCTCCTGCCAGCCAGCGACTTGCTGCCCCGTTCGGCGTACTAACCGACCGGGTTTGCAGGAGACTACCGATCAACTTATTTTTGACAATACGTGCCGTCCGTAGCCCACTTGATCGCCTGATAAGGGCCAACTCTCTCTCGTTCTATGTCTAAATCAAACAAGAAGCGTATCGCCCCGCCGATAAGCAGGCCCGTAGCCGCGCCGGATGCGGGTAGAGCGACACCGTCAGCTGTGGCAACCAGCCCAGCCACGCCCGTGGCTCCTCCGTTCGTGCCCGATCAGCCGGAAACCGGCTTTCAACTGATCCGCTTCGATCGCCGGACCAAGTGGTACATGGGTATCGTAACGGGCTTGTTTATTCTGCTCTCGCTGCTGAAAATTCATACGCTGTCGGTGGCTATGTGGAATCAGTTGATCCCCGACGGATCAGACCCCAAACGGGGCATTATGAGCGGCACACCACAAGCCATCCGGATGGACGAATACGCGGTCTGGGTGCCCAACACGTTATCAAATGCCAACCAGGGCTACCCGGTCGCGAATGAGTCGCTGGGGGGCGAGAAGATTGCGCTGCTGGGGGCACCAGCCTATCATCCGCTGATGATTTTCAAACCGCTGCTGTGGGGCCACTTCTTTCTGGGGCCGGAGCAGGCCATTGCCTGGCAGTCAAACTTCAATTACTTCGCTGTGTTGCTGCTGCCGTTTCTGCTGTTCATGCTGCTGACGGGCAATAACTTCTTGTTGTCGGTATTCGGTAGCGTGTGGCTGTGGTTGTCGTCGGCGTCGCAGATGTGGAACGGCGGCTGTGATATGGCGGTGGGTTTGTTTTCGCTACTGTTCGTTAGCGGTATATACATCCTGTTTGGCAAGCACTCGCTGCTGGGAAAAATCGGGTGGGGGCTGCTCTTCGGCTGGACGCTCTTCAGCGCGCTGGTGCTGGTGTACCCACCGTTTCAGGTACCGCTGGGCTACACATTCCTGATCTTATTCATCGCCTACTGCCTGCGGCACAAAGATCAGTTTCGGTTCGACAGCGATCAGTGGACCGCGATCGGCATTGGGGCGGGGGCGCTGGTGCTGGTAGGCGTTGCGTTCTACACCTCGTACCGCGATCTGAAACCAACAGTCGAAGCGATGGTCAACACGGTGTATCCGGGTCGGCGGTCGGAGTCGGGCGGCACGGGCTTCATCGCCAACTGGTTTTCGGAATATTATTCGTGGCTGATTACGCCCCAGCGCTACCCCAAAAGCTGGCTGAACATCTGCGAACTCTCGCACTACCTGACCTTCACACCGGTCATTGCCGCCAGTCTGCTAATCTATTTCGTTGCCAAACGCCGGGTCGACTGGATGCTGGCTCTACTGGCGCTCTGGATTCTGGCGCAACTGGTCTGGATCGAATACGGCTGGCCGAAGTGGCTCGCTGAGGGAACGCTGATGAGCATGAGCCCCACCCGCCGGACACAGGTGCCGCTGGGGGTTTCGGGCGTTATCCTGACGATTCTGTACCTGGCGTACCTGACCCGGCATCAGCTCGTTACGGGCGCTGGCGCGAAAGCACTGGCGATTGCCGGGGCGCTGGGCTTCGTTGTCTATACGGCCTATGTCAACCTAAACGATACCGAAGGGCTGTTTCGCTCGTATCAGCTGTTTCTGCCGGTGCTGTTTTTTACGTTCCTCAACGTACTGCTGCTCATCAATGTGCAGGTAAAATACAGGACTGCGCTGTTTGCCGGGGCGGTAGTGCTGTACCTGCTGCCGAACCTGAAATTCAACCCCGTTGCGGTGGGGCTGGCTCCGATCATGCAGCACAACATTTACAAGACCGTGCAGGAGATCGACAAGAAAGATCCCGGTAAACGGTGGGTGGTGTTCGGCAGTCAGTATATCTCGTATCTGGTAACGGCGACGGGGGTAAAACTGCTGTCGGGGGTAAAAACGCTGCCCGCCCGTAACATCATGCACGTGCTCGACCCGGTTGCCAAACGTGACTCGGCCTACAACCGCTACGCCCATACCGTGTACCAGACTTACATCGACGGGCGCGACAGTGTGATTATCCAGCAAAGCTTCGAAGATGCCTACACCGTTGGGATGGACCCCTGCTCTCCACGTTTCAAAGAACTAAAGGTGAAATACCTGATCTTCGATCGGGAGCCGCAGCCCGTAGAAGTGCGCTGCGCCAAACTCATCAGCAACATGGGCTCGGTGAAGATTTACGAGCGGACCGACGAATGAGTACTGCCAACGCCCCGCGCATTCTGATCGTGATTCCCTGCTACAACGAGGAAGCCTCCATTGTGTCGGTCGTGAACGAGGTCGAGCGGGCGCGGCAGACGTCGGGTTTGTGGCTCGACGCGCTGGTCGTCAACGATTGCTCGACGGACGGTACGCTGGCACAGTTGCAGACACTGTCTGGCTGTCAGTACCTGAACCTGCCGGTTAATCTGGGTATCGGCGGGGCCATGCAGGCGGGCTACCGCTACGCCTACCGGCACGGCTACGACATGGCCGTGCAAATGGATGGCGACGGGCAGCACCCGGCCGGTGAACTTCCCAAACTGCTGGCTCCGCTGCTGGCAAAAGAGGC is part of the Spirosoma rhododendri genome and encodes:
- a CDS encoding DUF7657 domain-containing protein yields the protein MSKSNKKRIAPPISRPVAAPDAGRATPSAVATSPATPVAPPFVPDQPETGFQLIRFDRRTKWYMGIVTGLFILLSLLKIHTLSVAMWNQLIPDGSDPKRGIMSGTPQAIRMDEYAVWVPNTLSNANQGYPVANESLGGEKIALLGAPAYHPLMIFKPLLWGHFFLGPEQAIAWQSNFNYFAVLLLPFLLFMLLTGNNFLLSVFGSVWLWLSSASQMWNGGCDMAVGLFSLLFVSGIYILFGKHSLLGKIGWGLLFGWTLFSALVLVYPPFQVPLGYTFLILFIAYCLRHKDQFRFDSDQWTAIGIGAGALVLVGVAFYTSYRDLKPTVEAMVNTVYPGRRSESGGTGFIANWFSEYYSWLITPQRYPKSWLNICELSHYLTFTPVIAASLLIYFVAKRRVDWMLALLALWILAQLVWIEYGWPKWLAEGTLMSMSPTRRTQVPLGVSGVILTILYLAYLTRHQLVTGAGAKALAIAGALGFVVYTAYVNLNDTEGLFRSYQLFLPVLFFTFLNVLLLINVQVKYRTALFAGAVVLYLLPNLKFNPVAVGLAPIMQHNIYKTVQEIDKKDPGKRWVVFGSQYISYLVTATGVKLLSGVKTLPARNIMHVLDPVAKRDSAYNRYAHTVYQTYIDGRDSVIIQQSFEDAYTVGMDPCSPRFKELKVKYLIFDREPQPVEVRCAKLISNMGSVKIYERTDE